One genomic window of Aliiroseovarius sp. M344 includes the following:
- a CDS encoding YbjN domain-containing protein, translating to MKFQLLAAAATLAASLATGALADPVKASDPQSVLGYFKEIGAPATLSEDSVGDPLIEVQYYGTTFAVFFYGCNDNENCNSLQLYAGYTAENEISRDALNTWNADQRYGRVYEDPDGRKKLEYDIYTGHAGVSSDDFDEMFDIWTELVKSFEAQLS from the coding sequence ATGAAGTTTCAATTGCTTGCAGCCGCCGCAACACTCGCGGCAAGTCTAGCGACGGGCGCGCTTGCCGATCCCGTCAAGGCCTCTGATCCACAAAGTGTGTTGGGCTATTTCAAAGAGATAGGCGCTCCGGCCACTCTGAGCGAAGACAGCGTTGGCGATCCGTTGATTGAAGTTCAATACTACGGCACCACATTTGCCGTTTTCTTTTATGGCTGCAACGACAACGAGAACTGCAACTCGCTGCAACTTTATGCGGGCTATACCGCAGAAAATGAAATCTCACGCGACGCCCTAAACACCTGGAACGCGGACCAACGATATGGCCGCGTCTACGAGGACCCGGACGGACGAAAAAAGCTGGAATACGATATCTATACCGGCCATGCCGGCGTCAGCTCGGATGATTTTGACGAGATGTTTGATATCTGGACAGAACTGGTCAAGAGCTTCGAAGCGCAGCTGTCTTAA
- the smc gene encoding chromosome segregation protein SMC has product MRFSKLRLNGFKSFVDPTDLVIADGLTGVVGPNGCGKSNLLEALRWVMGENRPTAMRGGGMEDVIFAGASTRPARNFAEVALLLDNSERLAPSGFNDNDNLEIVRRITRDAGSAYKVNTKDVRARDVQMLFADASTGAHSPALVRQGQISELINAKPKSRRRILEEAAGISGLYQRRHEAELKLKGTETNLSRVDDVIEQLASQLGQLARQARQAARYRTIGDDLRKAEGLLLYRRWKEADAARAQAEAQLTDRVKAAAAAEGASRAATKARQEAEDRLPPLREEEAVAAAILQRLQVQRDQLSDQEAQARQRIETLTSRIAQLSRDIERESGLNKDAGETIERLDWEQAQIAKASDGHEAALEAANAEAREGAAILQEREGDLSQLTEDVARLSARHQSAHRLLEDSRKTLEKSEGEAERARAAMDEAKVALGKAGADYEAAKAAETTATKAAAAAEAALIAADEARDEAQAREADARAARSSAEGEVNALHAEVQALARLVERDASEGGQVLDDLRVKPGYEKALGAALADDLRAPEIDGDAPSGWASLPAYAQSQSLPDGVNALSNYVTVPEVLARRMSQIGLVSTADASRLQADLKPGQRLVSMEGDLWRWDGFRAAAEDQPSTAALRLEQLNRLQELKQDLEDASARADGARAAHETLKARLIETTEADKQARDARRDADRAMTEANRALSRAEADQNIAGGKLENLGMALKRHEEESMGARQRLVEAERGVADLGDLDAARAQVDDVKMAVEAARMTMMAKRSAHDELRREGEARTRRSQEIIKEVSGWKHRLETAGKRIAELEDRKDESEAELKDANAAPDELAAKRGELANAIDEAETRRKAASDKLAEGETAEREATTAERDAERAAGEAREARARAEARTEAARETVTYAVERIAEDMETTPEALLDTLDADPDKMPSAEQIEHDVNRLKRQRDALGAVNLRAEEDAKEVQEEHDTLLKEKTDLEEAIKKLRSGIASLNKEGRERLLTAFEQVNDSFGNLFKHLFGGGEAKLVLVESDDPLEAGLEIMCQPPGKKLSTLSLLSGGEQTLTALALIFAVFLANPAPICVLDEVDAPLDDANVTRFCDLLDEMTRRTDTRFLIITHHAVTMARMDRLFGVTMAEMGVSQLVSVDLKNAEALVA; this is encoded by the coding sequence TTGCGGTTTTCAAAGCTCCGACTGAATGGCTTCAAAAGCTTCGTGGACCCGACCGATCTGGTGATCGCGGATGGGTTAACAGGCGTGGTCGGGCCCAATGGATGCGGCAAATCGAACCTGCTTGAGGCACTGCGCTGGGTGATGGGCGAGAACCGCCCGACCGCCATGCGAGGCGGCGGGATGGAGGATGTGATCTTCGCGGGGGCCTCGACCCGTCCTGCCCGCAACTTTGCCGAAGTCGCCCTGCTGCTCGATAACAGCGAGCGGTTGGCGCCCTCGGGTTTCAACGACAACGACAATCTTGAAATTGTGCGCCGGATCACACGGGATGCCGGGTCGGCTTACAAGGTCAACACCAAGGATGTGCGTGCGCGCGATGTGCAGATGCTGTTTGCTGACGCGTCAACCGGTGCGCATTCCCCGGCCTTGGTTCGTCAGGGCCAGATCAGCGAGCTGATCAACGCAAAGCCCAAATCGCGCCGCCGCATTCTGGAAGAAGCGGCCGGCATCTCTGGCTTGTATCAACGACGTCATGAGGCCGAGTTGAAACTGAAAGGCACCGAGACAAACCTGTCGCGTGTCGATGATGTGATCGAACAACTTGCTTCCCAGTTGGGCCAATTGGCCCGGCAGGCACGTCAGGCAGCCCGGTATCGCACCATTGGCGATGATCTGCGCAAGGCTGAAGGGCTGCTTCTGTATCGTCGCTGGAAAGAAGCGGACGCCGCCCGCGCGCAAGCCGAAGCTCAACTGACCGACCGCGTCAAGGCCGCAGCAGCGGCAGAGGGAGCATCGCGCGCCGCTACGAAAGCGCGGCAAGAGGCTGAGGATCGCCTGCCGCCACTTCGCGAAGAAGAAGCAGTGGCAGCCGCCATCCTGCAACGTCTGCAAGTGCAGCGTGACCAGTTGTCGGACCAAGAGGCTCAAGCCCGACAGCGCATTGAAACCCTGACCTCGCGGATCGCCCAGTTGTCGCGCGACATCGAGCGCGAAAGCGGCCTGAACAAGGATGCTGGCGAAACGATCGAACGGCTGGACTGGGAACAGGCGCAGATCGCCAAAGCCTCTGATGGGCATGAGGCCGCCCTGGAAGCCGCCAATGCCGAGGCGCGTGAGGGGGCTGCGATTTTGCAGGAGCGCGAAGGTGATCTGTCCCAGTTGACCGAAGATGTGGCCCGCCTGTCGGCGCGGCACCAATCTGCCCACCGCCTTCTGGAAGACAGCCGCAAAACGCTTGAGAAAAGCGAAGGAGAGGCTGAACGCGCCCGCGCAGCCATGGACGAGGCGAAGGTTGCCCTGGGCAAGGCCGGTGCGGATTACGAAGCCGCCAAGGCCGCCGAAACCACAGCGACCAAAGCCGCTGCCGCCGCCGAGGCCGCTCTGATTGCCGCAGACGAAGCGCGTGATGAAGCGCAAGCCCGCGAAGCAGATGCCCGCGCCGCGCGTTCGTCGGCCGAAGGCGAAGTCAACGCACTGCATGCCGAGGTGCAGGCCCTTGCACGATTGGTCGAGCGTGACGCGTCTGAAGGCGGGCAGGTTCTGGACGATCTTCGGGTAAAGCCGGGTTATGAAAAGGCTCTTGGCGCGGCGCTGGCGGACGACCTGCGTGCGCCAGAAATCGATGGTGATGCGCCGTCCGGCTGGGCCTCTTTGCCAGCATATGCGCAATCACAATCACTGCCGGATGGCGTCAACGCGCTGTCCAACTACGTGACTGTGCCAGAGGTGCTGGCCCGCCGAATGAGCCAGATTGGTCTGGTCAGCACAGCAGACGCCAGCCGCCTGCAAGCTGACCTGAAACCCGGCCAGCGCTTGGTGTCGATGGAAGGCGATTTGTGGCGCTGGGACGGTTTTCGTGCAGCGGCAGAGGATCAGCCGTCAACCGCCGCGTTGCGGCTCGAGCAGCTAAACCGCCTGCAAGAACTCAAGCAAGACCTTGAAGACGCCTCGGCCCGCGCCGACGGCGCGCGCGCCGCCCATGAAACCCTAAAGGCACGGCTGATCGAAACGACCGAGGCAGACAAACAAGCGCGTGACGCGCGCCGCGACGCCGATCGTGCAATGACCGAAGCCAACCGCGCCCTGTCACGCGCCGAGGCAGACCAAAACATCGCCGGTGGCAAACTGGAAAACCTTGGTATGGCGCTGAAACGCCACGAAGAAGAATCAATGGGTGCGCGGCAAAGGTTGGTTGAAGCGGAGCGCGGCGTGGCCGATCTGGGCGATCTGGATGCCGCGCGCGCGCAGGTTGATGACGTCAAAATGGCCGTTGAAGCTGCGCGCATGACGATGATGGCCAAACGCTCGGCCCATGATGAATTGCGCCGTGAAGGCGAAGCGCGCACCCGCCGCAGCCAAGAGATCATCAAGGAAGTGTCGGGCTGGAAGCACCGCCTTGAAACAGCTGGCAAGCGGATTGCCGAGCTTGAAGACCGCAAGGACGAAAGTGAAGCAGAGCTTAAAGACGCCAACGCAGCGCCCGACGAACTGGCTGCCAAGCGAGGCGAGCTTGCCAACGCCATCGACGAAGCTGAAACCCGGCGCAAGGCAGCCTCCGACAAGCTGGCCGAGGGCGAAACCGCAGAGCGTGAAGCGACCACTGCAGAGCGCGATGCAGAACGCGCCGCTGGCGAGGCGCGCGAGGCGCGCGCCCGAGCGGAAGCCCGCACTGAAGCTGCACGCGAAACGGTGACCTATGCCGTTGAACGTATCGCAGAGGATATGGAGACCACACCTGAAGCCCTGCTGGATACGCTTGATGCCGACCCCGACAAGATGCCGTCCGCCGAACAAATCGAACACGATGTGAATCGTCTGAAACGGCAGCGCGATGCGTTGGGTGCCGTGAACCTGCGCGCCGAAGAAGACGCGAAAGAGGTTCAGGAAGAACACGACACCCTACTGAAAGAAAAAACCGATCTGGAAGAAGCGATCAAGAAACTGCGCAGCGGCATTGCAAGCTTGAACAAGGAAGGACGCGAACGGCTTTTGACAGCGTTTGAACAAGTCAATGATAGCTTCGGCAACCTGTTCAAGCACCTGTTCGGTGGCGGCGAAGCCAAGCTGGTCTTGGTTGAAAGCGATGATCCGCTGGAAGCCGGGCTAGAGATCATGTGCCAACCGCCGGGCAAGAAACTGTCGACCCTGAGCTTGTTGTCAGGCGGCGAACAGACCTTGACTGCACTGGCTTTGATTTTTGCCGTGTTCCTGGCCAACCCCGCCCCGATCTGTGTGCTGGACGAGGTTGACGCGCCGCTGGATGACGCCAATGTCACGCGGTTCTGCGACCTGCTGGACGAAATGACCCGCCGAACTGACACCCGGTTCCTGATCATCACACACCATGCCGTGACTATGGCTCGCATGGACCGCCTGTTCGGCGTGACAATGGCCGAGATGGGCGTCAGCCAGTTGGTTAGTGTCGACCTGAAAAACGCCGAGGCGCTTGTGGCTTAA
- the cobW gene encoding cobalamin biosynthesis protein CobW, whose protein sequence is MQSKIPATVVTGFLGAGKTTLIRHMLDNANGKRIALIINEFGDLGVDGDILKGCGDETCSEDDIMELSNGCICCTVAEDFIPTLEKLLNRDTPPDHIVIETSGLALPQPLVRAFQWPEISTRVTVDGVVTVVDGKAVSDGQFASNLAAVEAQRKADENLDHETPLSELFADQVACADMIVVNKSDLLGDAEADALVGKLSADARRGVQVVRTSMGALPVEVLLGQGVGAEGDMAARHEIHHHHHHDDDHHDDDHDHEDDHHHDHDHDAFESFVVTRTEVTDPAAFAEQVAQTIRDHNILRLKGFAAVSGKPMRLTLQAVGPRVDTYFDQPFGTQPRETRLVVIGQAGLDRIAIERALVA, encoded by the coding sequence ATGCAAAGCAAAATACCGGCCACCGTTGTCACGGGCTTTCTGGGCGCGGGCAAAACCACTTTGATCCGCCACATGCTGGACAATGCAAACGGCAAGCGCATCGCGTTGATCATCAATGAATTTGGCGATCTGGGCGTCGATGGTGACATCCTGAAAGGCTGCGGGGATGAAACCTGTAGCGAAGATGACATCATGGAGCTGTCGAACGGTTGCATCTGCTGTACGGTGGCCGAGGATTTCATCCCGACGCTGGAAAAGTTGCTGAACCGCGACACGCCCCCTGACCACATCGTGATTGAAACTTCGGGGCTGGCGTTGCCACAGCCTTTGGTGCGTGCGTTTCAGTGGCCAGAGATTTCGACCCGTGTCACCGTGGATGGCGTGGTGACGGTGGTGGATGGCAAGGCTGTGTCTGATGGTCAGTTTGCCTCGAATCTCGCGGCGGTAGAAGCGCAGCGGAAGGCGGATGAGAATCTTGATCACGAGACCCCACTGTCAGAACTGTTTGCCGATCAGGTCGCTTGTGCTGACATGATTGTGGTGAACAAATCCGACCTGTTGGGTGACGCCGAAGCCGATGCTTTGGTGGGCAAGTTGTCCGCCGATGCACGTCGCGGTGTCCAAGTTGTGCGTACTTCGATGGGTGCGCTGCCGGTCGAGGTGTTGTTGGGGCAGGGTGTTGGTGCCGAAGGCGACATGGCCGCACGCCATGAAATTCACCACCATCACCACCACGATGATGACCATCATGATGATGACCACGACCATGAAGATGATCACCATCACGATCATGACCACGACGCGTTTGAAAGCTTTGTTGTTACCCGTACAGAAGTTACCGATCCGGCGGCCTTCGCCGAACAAGTGGCCCAAACCATCCGGGACCATAACATCTTGCGTCTGAAAGGCTTTGCGGCGGTGTCCGGCAAGCCAATGCGGCTAACTCTGCAAGCAGTTGGCCCGCGGGTTGATACCTATTTCGACCAACCATTTGGGACGCAACCGCGCGAAACCCGTTTGGTCGTCATCGGGCAAGCCGGTCTGGACCGTATCGCGATCGAAAGGGCACTGGTGGCATGA
- a CDS encoding GNAT family N-acetyltransferase, with product MTIEIVPGDPRDPGAVALLKQSHALMEELFPSEDNFYLDIDQLCAPEISFFMAREGDKVLGTAALYEAGGYGEVKSMFVSTEARSRGVGEALLAELEDTARAKGLSAMKLETGNALHAAHRLYQRAGFTNCGPFGRYMNAASSIFMEKAL from the coding sequence ATGACCATCGAAATCGTCCCCGGTGACCCCCGCGACCCGGGGGCGGTGGCTCTGCTGAAGCAAAGCCATGCATTGATGGAAGAGCTGTTTCCGTCCGAGGATAATTTCTATTTGGACATCGACCAGCTTTGTGCACCCGAAATTTCGTTCTTCATGGCGCGTGAAGGGGACAAGGTGCTGGGCACCGCGGCCCTTTATGAAGCGGGTGGTTACGGCGAGGTGAAGTCGATGTTCGTCTCGACCGAAGCGCGTAGCCGGGGGGTCGGCGAGGCGCTTTTGGCGGAACTTGAGGACACCGCACGGGCAAAGGGGTTAAGCGCGATGAAGCTTGAAACCGGCAATGCGTTGCACGCGGCGCACCGTCTTTATCAACGGGCCGGGTTCACAAATTGTGGGCCGTTTGGACGGTATATGAACGCCGCCAGCTCGATTTTCATGGAGAAGGCGCTGTGA
- the cobN gene encoding cobaltochelatase subunit CobN yields MHLLAATPGSIDDGKEPVDLGQSPADVVFISAADTELAGLSQARAEMEGAPGLRLANMMHLAHPMSVDLHIDNCATKSKLVIARVLGGVGYWKYGAEQYAAHLRDAGVPLALLPGDDKPDAELRAMSTVSDEDYDALWAYLVEGGPENAVGFLAYAKTILDGGEKPEAARPLLRAGVYWPGAGVADLSAAQADWTDGAPVVPIVFYRALVQGAGLNPINRLVRALLRQGLNPLPVFVASLKDPVSVATMEHLFTEAAPDVILNCTSFAVGSPHVGDTAQSANPFQMPWCQAAPVFQVVLAGSSEAAWEEGLTGLSARDIAMNVALPEVDGRILSRAISFKGEAFFDEATECPIATYRARGDRVQFVADLAASWAKLRQAAPADRRVALIMANYPNKDGRLANGVGLDTPAAVVHALRLLKTEGYRVADAPADSDALMQAVMKGPTNWLTDRATRTGGVTLSMADYQISYGQLPWALREAIETRWGKPEADPFYTPGDVDCGSFALSVIEHSNVVVGVQPARGYNIDPTDTYHSPDLVPPHNYLAFYFWLRHTFGAHAMVHMGKHGNLEWLPGKSVALSGECWPEAVLGPTPHVYPFIVNDPGEGTQAKRRSQAVIIDHLTPPLTRAETYGPLRDLEALVDEYYEAAGVDPRRITHLRREILSLTSATGLDLDVGMAGDDEDQDLAKLDAYLCELKEAQIRDGLHVFGQSPEGRLERDLVQALVRVPRGTGDGGDASLIRALASDLDLKFDPLDCEMAEPWGGPRPDILSGDDAWRSNGDTVERLEQLAARILDREAPAPGSASTAVLNEIKERVRPNVAACGPGEEAGLLTALAGQFVAPAPSGAPTRGRLDTLPTGRNFYSVDSRAVPTPTAWALGWKSASLLIDKHLQTHGDWPRAMLVTAWGTANMRTGGDDIAQALALMGVKPKWDSANRRVTGFEVIPVTALGRPRVDVTLRVSGFFRDAFPQLISLVDSAARAVQALDEPDDVNPAAARVRAGEAAHRVYGSKPGAYGAGLQAMIDERLWANKADLADAYLEWGGYAYGAGGEGARDREGFEARLGQVEAIVQNQDNREHDLLDSDDYYQFEGGAAAAVSTLQGRDRPIYHNDHSRPERPVIRTLDDEIGRVVRSRVVNPKWIDGVKRHGYKGAFEIAATVDYLFAFAATTGAVKGHHFDLVYSAFIDDDETRDFIDEHNAPALKEIAERLTEAIERGLWLPRSNSARARLDALK; encoded by the coding sequence ATGCATCTTCTTGCAGCCACACCCGGTTCCATCGACGATGGGAAAGAACCCGTCGATCTGGGGCAATCGCCTGCGGATGTCGTGTTCATTTCGGCGGCGGATACCGAACTGGCCGGGCTGTCGCAGGCGCGCGCCGAGATGGAAGGCGCGCCCGGATTGCGACTGGCCAACATGATGCATCTGGCGCATCCGATGTCGGTTGATCTGCATATCGATAATTGCGCAACCAAATCCAAACTGGTGATTGCCCGTGTTCTGGGTGGCGTTGGCTATTGGAAATACGGGGCAGAACAGTATGCGGCGCATTTGCGCGACGCAGGCGTGCCGTTGGCGCTGTTGCCCGGTGACGACAAGCCGGACGCAGAATTGCGGGCGATGTCGACCGTGTCAGACGAGGATTACGATGCGCTCTGGGCCTATCTGGTTGAAGGCGGGCCCGAGAACGCGGTTGGGTTTCTTGCTTATGCGAAGACTATTCTGGATGGCGGAGAAAAACCTGAAGCCGCGCGCCCATTGTTGCGCGCCGGCGTCTATTGGCCGGGGGCGGGCGTCGCCGATCTGAGCGCAGCGCAAGCAGACTGGACCGATGGTGCGCCCGTTGTGCCGATTGTTTTTTACCGTGCGCTGGTGCAGGGCGCGGGCTTAAACCCGATCAACCGGCTCGTGCGGGCGTTGTTGCGGCAAGGCCTCAATCCACTGCCTGTCTTTGTCGCATCGTTGAAGGACCCGGTATCGGTCGCGACGATGGAGCATCTGTTCACCGAAGCCGCCCCGGATGTGATCCTGAACTGCACGTCCTTTGCGGTGGGGTCGCCGCATGTGGGCGACACAGCGCAATCCGCAAACCCCTTCCAGATGCCTTGGTGCCAAGCCGCGCCGGTTTTTCAGGTCGTTCTGGCTGGGTCAAGCGAAGCAGCGTGGGAGGAGGGTCTGACCGGTCTGTCGGCGCGCGACATCGCGATGAATGTGGCATTGCCCGAAGTGGACGGCCGTATCCTTTCCCGTGCGATCAGCTTCAAGGGTGAGGCTTTCTTTGACGAGGCTACAGAGTGCCCCATTGCAACCTATCGCGCGCGCGGTGACCGGGTGCAATTCGTGGCCGACCTAGCCGCAAGCTGGGCAAAGTTGCGGCAGGCTGCACCAGCCGACCGGCGCGTGGCGTTGATCATGGCGAATTATCCCAACAAGGACGGGCGGCTGGCCAACGGTGTTGGGCTGGATACACCCGCCGCCGTGGTGCACGCGTTGAGGTTACTAAAGACCGAAGGTTATCGTGTCGCAGATGCGCCCGCAGACAGCGACGCATTGATGCAAGCCGTGATGAAAGGTCCAACCAACTGGCTGACAGATCGCGCCACCCGCACAGGCGGTGTCACCCTGTCGATGGCGGATTATCAGATCAGCTATGGACAATTGCCATGGGCGTTGCGCGAGGCAATTGAAACGCGCTGGGGCAAACCCGAAGCTGATCCGTTCTATACCCCCGGCGACGTCGACTGCGGGTCTTTCGCCCTGTCGGTGATTGAACATAGTAATGTGGTCGTCGGTGTGCAGCCCGCGCGCGGTTACAACATTGACCCAACCGATACCTATCACAGCCCCGACCTAGTGCCGCCGCACAACTACCTCGCCTTCTATTTCTGGCTACGTCACACCTTCGGGGCGCATGCGATGGTTCACATGGGCAAGCATGGCAACCTTGAATGGCTGCCGGGCAAATCGGTGGCGCTGTCGGGCGAATGCTGGCCCGAGGCCGTGCTGGGTCCAACGCCGCATGTCTATCCCTTCATTGTCAACGACCCGGGCGAAGGCACGCAGGCGAAGCGCCGGTCACAGGCCGTCATCATTGACCATCTGACGCCGCCATTGACGCGGGCAGAAACCTATGGGCCGCTGCGCGATCTGGAAGCGCTGGTGGACGAGTATTACGAGGCGGCCGGGGTCGACCCGCGCAGGATTACCCATCTTCGCCGTGAAATCCTGAGCCTGACCTCTGCCACCGGGCTGGATCTCGATGTCGGTATGGCGGGGGATGATGAGGATCAGGATCTGGCCAAGCTGGACGCCTATCTGTGCGAGTTGAAAGAGGCGCAAATCCGCGATGGTCTTCACGTGTTTGGACAGTCGCCTGAGGGGCGGTTGGAGCGTGACTTGGTGCAAGCTTTGGTGCGGGTGCCGCGCGGAACAGGCGATGGTGGGGACGCGTCGCTGATCCGGGCCTTGGCGTCCGATCTTGATCTGAAGTTCGACCCGTTGGATTGCGAGATGGCCGAGCCGTGGGGCGGCCCGCGGCCTGACATCCTATCTGGTGATGATGCTTGGCGCAGCAACGGCGATACAGTTGAGCGGCTGGAGCAATTGGCCGCCCGTATTCTGGACCGAGAAGCTCCCGCACCGGGCAGCGCCAGCACCGCCGTTCTGAATGAGATCAAAGAACGCGTGCGCCCAAATGTGGCAGCCTGCGGCCCCGGCGAAGAAGCGGGGCTGCTCACCGCCCTTGCAGGGCAATTCGTCGCCCCCGCGCCATCCGGCGCGCCGACTCGCGGACGATTGGACACGCTGCCCACCGGGCGCAATTTCTATTCCGTCGACAGCCGTGCCGTGCCGACCCCGACCGCTTGGGCGCTGGGCTGGAAATCGGCCAGCCTGTTGATTGACAAACACCTGCAAACCCATGGCGACTGGCCACGCGCGATGCTGGTCACCGCGTGGGGCACGGCGAATATGCGCACCGGCGGAGATGACATCGCGCAAGCATTGGCCCTGATGGGCGTGAAGCCGAAATGGGACAGCGCCAACCGGCGGGTGACAGGGTTTGAAGTGATCCCCGTGACCGCGCTGGGCCGTCCGCGTGTGGACGTGACCTTGCGCGTGTCGGGCTTCTTCCGCGATGCGTTCCCTCAGTTGATCTCGTTGGTCGATAGCGCCGCGCGCGCCGTGCAGGCGCTGGACGAACCCGATGACGTGAACCCGGCCGCCGCGCGCGTTCGGGCGGGTGAGGCCGCGCACAGGGTCTATGGATCAAAGCCGGGTGCCTATGGCGCGGGACTACAGGCAATGATAGATGAACGACTTTGGGCCAACAAAGCAGATCTGGCCGATGCTTATCTGGAATGGGGTGGCTATGCTTATGGCGCGGGCGGCGAAGGTGCGCGCGACCGGGAGGGGTTCGAGGCGCGCTTGGGTCAGGTCGAAGCTATTGTGCAGAACCAAGACAATCGCGAGCACGACCTTCTGGACAGCGATGACTATTACCAGTTCGAAGGCGGTGCAGCGGCGGCGGTGTCGACGCTGCAAGGGCGCGACCGGCCGATTTATCACAACGACCACTCGCGCCCGGAACGCCCGGTGATCCGCACGCTGGATGACGAGATTGGGCGCGTCGTCCGCTCGCGGGTTGTGAACCCGAAATGGATCGACGGGGTCAAGCGTCACGGCTACAAAGGCGCGTTCGAGATTGCTGCGACCGTCGATTACCTGTTTGCTTTCGCCGCCACCACGGGTGCGGTGAAAGGGCATCATTTCGATCTGGTCTACTCGGCTTTCATCGACGATGACGAGACGCGCGACTTCATCGATGAACATAACGCACCTGCGCTGAAGGAAATCGCTGAACGCCTGACCGAAGCGATCGAGCGGGGCCTTTGGTTGCCACGCTCCAATTCGGCACGTGCGAGGTTGGACGCGCTCAAATGA
- a CDS encoding GNAT family N-acetyltransferase yields MKPRRLDPDEDTAPFLALLHNAFADMEGRIDPPSSLHRLTMSGIAAQARDGEVWVIGHMACVFLTPHPVATPPELYVGKLAVDPAAQGRGFARTLMTLAERRARALGFERLVLQTRVELVENHAIFEKLGFVKTAETAHPGYDRPTSYRFEKTLRGR; encoded by the coding sequence ATGAAGCCCCGTCGGTTGGATCCTGATGAAGACACTGCGCCGTTCCTTGCGCTGCTTCACAATGCGTTTGCCGATATGGAAGGACGGATTGATCCACCCAGTTCCCTGCACCGTCTGACCATGTCAGGGATCGCAGCTCAGGCGCGCGACGGAGAGGTTTGGGTCATTGGGCATATGGCTTGCGTTTTCCTGACGCCGCATCCGGTTGCGACACCCCCCGAGCTTTATGTCGGGAAGCTGGCCGTTGATCCCGCCGCGCAGGGGCGAGGGTTTGCGCGGACCCTTATGACGCTGGCGGAAAGGCGCGCGAGAGCATTGGGATTTGAGCGGCTTGTCTTGCAAACGCGGGTGGAGCTGGTCGAAAATCACGCGATCTTCGAAAAACTGGGGTTTGTGAAGACCGCTGAAACTGCGCATCCGGGATATGACCGGCCCACGTCATACCGTTTTGAGAAAACACTGCGCGGGCGCTAG